The DNA sequence AGAATTTACAACCCCAGTTACTCACAATACTTGTGTTGAGTGTCATAATCGAGCTAGTGAATTTGACTACAGTGTCACTAATGAGTAAATGAGTCAGAAGTAGGTAGCAGGTTTCAGGTGTTTTTATTATTTATGATCAAACTATAAACTATTGCCTATTGCCTATAAACTATTGCCTATTGCCCATTGCCCACCCTCATGACACCACTTTTTCATCAACCCCTAATTACTAATTGAAATGGCTATCAGGAAATTACCAGACAACTTAATTAAATTAATTGCCGCAGGAGAAGTTATAGATTCATTAGTAGCCGTTGTCAGAGAGTTAGTAGAAAACAGTTTAGATGCAAAAGCCGATCGCATTTTCGTGTCCATTTATCCAGAAACATGGAATTTACAAGTAGCCGACAACGGAGAAGGTATTACCCAAGAAGATTTACCTCTGACGATTCAACCCCATGCCACCAGTAAAATAAATAATACCAATGATTTAATTAATATTCACACACTGGGATTCAGGGGCGAAGCCTTACATAGTATCGCTCAATTGGCACAGATTAATATTAGCAGTCGGGTTACTGATGATTGCGGTTGGGAAATTATGGCTGAAAATGCCCAACTACAACATATTTATCCTAAACCCTCAGCCGTGGGGACAATAGTAAGAGTTAATGACTTATTTGGCAATATGCCTGTGAGAAGACAGGTAAATCCCCCTTTTAAACAGCAGTTGAAAAAAATTCAAATCTTGTTGGGAGAATTTGCTTTATGTCATTCCCATATTACTTGGCAATTATTAGTAAATGATCGTTTAATTTTTTCCATTAGTCGTAGTAATTCTGCGGATAGAATTTTGCCACAATTATTAAAAACTATTCATTATTCTGATTTAAAAACTATTAAAAAAACTCTTGATACTCCCTATGAAAAATCTATTTCTCACCTTGAATTAGTTTTAGGATTACCCGATCGCATCTCTCGTCCTCGACCAGATTGGGTTAAGATAGGAATTAACGGTAGAATAATCAAATGTCCTGAGTTAGAATCAGCTATTTATAAGGGTTTTCATCGTACCTTAGAAAGAGATCGTTTTCCCGTTGCCTTTTTACATTTACAAACATCTCCTCGACAAATAGACTGGAATCGACACCCTGCTAAAGCGGAAGTCTTCTTAGATAATATTGAATTTTGGCAAGAACAAATTAAAGATACTATTGCAGAAATTTTTAAATTAACTAATAATAATATATCTCAAAAATGGGAGAATAAGAGAGTTGAAAATATCCTTAAAGTAGCAGAAAATAAAAGTATTTATAACTTAGAAACGCCAGAAATCAAAGAAACAGAAAAAGAGACAGAAGAAAACATCGGTTTAATTAATTTACAAGTCATTGCTCAAGCAAGAAATACATATATTATTGCGGAACATTCCCAAGGAATATGGTTAATAGAACAACATATCGCCCATGAGAGAATTATTTATGAACAAATACAAAATCAATGGGAAATAGTCGCCTTAGAAAATCCCATTATTTTAGATAAATTACTACCAAAACAAATAGAACAACTAAATAATATTGGTTTGGAAATAGAGACTTTTGGGGAAGATTTATGGGCATTAAGAACTATTCCTAAAATACTTTTAAATAGAGATGATTCTTTATCAGCAATTATGGAATTAAGTTATGGAGGAGATCTCAATTCTGCCCAAGTTGCGATCGCTTGTAGAAGTGCCATTCGTAACGGTGAAAAACTGACTATTGAACAGATGCAAAACATCGTTGATAATTGGAAAATTACTAAAAATCCTCACACCTGCCCCCATGGCAGACCTATTTATTTATCCCTAGAAGAATCCTCTTTATATCGCTTTTTCCGCCGTCATTGGGTATTAGGAAAAAGTCATGGCATTGAGGAAAAAAAGACATGAGCCACCCCTCCCCTGACCGCTACGGATCAAGAAAAGGGTGGCTATCTTCTCATAGTTAAATTATAACAAATTAGACAAAAAATTGTCAATAGTTTTTTTGTTCTTTTTAGATTATTTAAAATTAATTTAGTGGTTATTAAATTAAAGATAGAATGTGTATTTTATTATACAAAGGTTGAATAAAAAAATTTTTTCCATAAAATGTATAGAAGGGAAAATATCAAAATTAATAGATAAATAATAATCAAAATGCACAAAATTCCAGTAACAGTAATCACAGGCTTTTTAGGTGCGGGAAAAACTACCCTTTTACGACACTTATTACAAAATAATCAAGGAAGAAAAATTGCGGTTTTAGTTAATGAATTTGGAGAAGTAGGTATTGACGGAGATTTACTGCGTAGTTGTCAGGTATGCGATACCGAGGAAGAAGAAAATAACATCATTGAATTAACTAATGGCTGTCTTTGTTGCACAGTCCAAGAAGAGTTTTATCCTACCATGCAAGAGTTATTAACTAGGAAAGATGCGATCGACTCTATCATTATTGAAACATCTGGATTAGCCTTACCAAAACCCCTCGTACAAGCCTTTAAATGGCAAGAAATTCGCACCCATGCCACTGTTGACGGTGTGGTAACGGTTGTTGATGCCCAAGCCTTAGCTAATGGCACATTAGTAGGAGATTTAGAAGCCTTAGAAACTCAAAGAGTGGATGATCCTAGTTTAGATCATGAAACCCCCATTGAAGAACTATTCGAGGATCAATTAGCCTGTGCAGATTTAGTATTATTAACCAAAACTGATTTAATTAGCGAAACGGATTTAACTCAAGTTAAGTCTTGGTTAGAAAAGGAATTGCGTCAAGGAGTAAAGGTAATACCCTGTCATCAAGGAGAAATTAACCCTGATATTTTACTCGGTTTTAACGCCGCCGTGGAAGATGATTTAAACAATCGCCCCTCCCATCATGATACAGAAGAAGAACACGATCACGATGACGACATAAATTCCCTTGAGTTAGTGATTTGTGAAACTTCCAACCCACAAGATTTAATCCAAGAATTACATAAACTAATCACGAAATTTGAAATTTACCGCATCAAAGGATTTGTAAATGTTCCTGATAAACCCATGAGAATGGTATTACAAGGAGTGGGCGATCGCATCGAAACATTTTTTGATCGTCTTTGGAAACCTGAAGATAATCGAGTAACCCGTCTTGTAATCATCGGCAAAAATTTAGAAAAACAAAAAATCAATCAAGAACTAAATAACCTCACTGAGAGTTAATTTTCCCCTCTCTCCTTCTCTATCCAATCCCCTAAAACCTTAAATTTGGCAACCTGATTGTTTCTGAGAGTCAATGCCTGATACTATAAAACCTGATCCTTTATCAACTTAACAAAAATTTATATGAGTAATATTATAGAGACGATCGCACCTCATGGAGGGCATTTAGTCAATCGGGTGGCTACTCCTGCCGAAAGAGACGAATTTATGGCACAAGCAGATAGCCTTCCTAGAATTGAATTAGATGATCGTGCCTTATCTGATTTAGTTATGATTGCCATAGGCGGATTTAGTCCTCTTAACGGGTTTATGGCACAAGATGACTACGAAAGAGTAGTAGAAGAAATGCGTTTAATGAACGGATTACCTTGGGCTGTACCTGTAACCCTTTCTGTCAGTGCAGAAGTAGCAGAACCTCTAAAAGAAGGTAGTTGGGTACGTTTAGATGATCATACTGGCAGATTTGTTGGTGTATTGGAATTAACCCAGAAATACCGCTATAACAAAACCCATGAAGCAGTAAACGTGTATCGCACCGATGAAGAAAAACATCCCGGAGTTAAAGTAGTTTACGAACAAGGAGAAATCAACCTTGCAGGGCCTATCTGGCTACTACAAAGAGACGATCATCCCTACTTCCCTAAATATCAAATTGATCCCGCCGAATCCCGTAAAATGTTTGTAGAAAGAGGCTGGAAAACCGTTGTTGGCTTCCAAACTCGTAACCCCATCCACCGCGCCCACGAATACATCATCAAATGTGCCTTAGAAATCGTTGATGGTTTATTCCTTCATCCCCTCGTTGGTGCAACCAAAAGCGATGACATTCCTGCTGATGTGAGAATGCGCTGTTATGAAATTATGGTAGATAACTATTTCCCTCAAAACCGAGTTATTCTTGCTATTAACCCTTCTGCTATGCGTTACGCAGGTCCTCGTGAAGCCATTTTCCATGCTTTAATTCGCAAAAACTACGGTTGTACTCACTTTATCGTTGGTAGAGATCACGCAGGGGTAGGTGACTACTATGGTACTTATGATGCTCAACATATTTTCGATGAGTTTAAGCCTGAAGAATTAGGCATCACCCCTCTTAAATTTGAACACGCCTTCTATTGTACTCGTACAAATCAAATGGCAACCTCAAAAACCAGCCCTGCTACCAAAGAAGAAAGAATCCACTTATCAGGTACAAAAGTAAGAGAAATGTTGCGTCGTGGTGAATTACCACCTCCAGAATTTTCTCGTCCTAAAGTAGCGGCCGAATTGGCTAAAGCAATGCACCAATAAGAGTTCAGGGTTCGGAGTTAGGAGTTCGGGGTTCGGAATTAATTTTTAAGATTAGATAGGTTAGACAGGAAGGAGTATTAGGACATTAGGGGGAAACCGCCCATTAAAAACTATTGTCTGCTCCATTCTTTGGATTATTATTCAGAAAATCAAACTTGAAACCTGAAACCTAATCAAATCAGATATTCTTATATCGAACTGAGGTATCAGCTTTGCCCGTTGCCTAACTTTACCTAGACCAAACTATGCTTTTCCTCAATATAATTGCACTGTAGGATAAACTTGATTAAGTTATATTAAATATCAAATTTAAGATCAAGAATATTATGAAAGCAATGATTCTGGCGGCGGGTAAAGGAACTCGTGTTCGCCCCATCACCCATACTATCCCTAAGCCTTTAATTCCCATTTTACAAAAGCCTGTAATGGAGTTTTTGGTAGAGTTACTCCGTCAACATGGTTTTAAGCAAATAATGGTGAATGTTAGTCATCTAGCTGAAGAAATTGAAAACTATTTTCGGGATGGGCAACGTTTTGGGGTGGAAATTGGTTATTCTTTTGAAGGACGTATCATTGATGGTGAATTGGTGGGAGAGGCTTTAGGCTCTGCTGGTGGTTTAAAAAAGATTCAAGAGTTTAATCCTTTTTTCGATGATACTTTTGTGGTTTTGTGTGGTGATGCTTTAATTGATTTAGATTTGACTGAAGTTGTGAGACAACATAAAGCCAAAGGGGCGATCGCAACAGTAGTAACAAAAAGTGTTCCCAAAGAGGCAGTATCAAGCTACGGTGTGGTAGTAAGCGATGAAAATGGCAAAATTCTCACTTTCCAAGAAAAACCTTCTGTAGAGGATGCTTTGAGTACGGAAATTAATACGGGGATTTATGTTTTTGAGCCTGAAGTAATTAACTACATTCCTCCCAATCAAGAATATGATATTGGTAGTGAGTTATTCCCTAAATTGGTAGAATTAAACCTCCCTTTTTATGCGGTTAATATGGATTTTGAGTGGGTGGACATTGGAAAAGTTCCAGACTATTGGGAGGCTATTCGGGCGGTATTAAGGGGAGATGTAAAAAATGTGCAGATACCGGGGAAAGAAGTAAAGCCGGGGGTTTATACAGGTTTAAATGTGTCAGTTAATTGGGATAAAGTTGATATAACTGGCCCTGTTTATATTGGTGCGATGACTCACATTGAAGATGGTGCAAAAATAGTTGGCCCCTCTATGATTGGCCCTAACTGCTGGATTTGTGAAGGGGCAACGGTGGACAATAGTGTTATCTTTGAATATTCTCGTCTTGGTTCAGGGGTTTATTTACAGGATAAATTAGTATTTGGTCGATATTGTGTGGATAAAACTGGTACTGCCATTGATGTTCAAGCGGCTGCGATCGACTGGTTAATTACAGATACCCGTAAAGAAACAGTCAATCATCATAATAAGGGACAATTTATCACCGATTTTGTTACAAATCAATCTTAAGAAACCATTATTTTCCGTTTAAAGAAAAATGCTAGGGGATTAGTTAAAAATCCCTCTCAAAGTCTTATAGGCAGGATGATTATAGTCATAGTCAATCACTTTTTCTCCGTTCATTATCTTATTAAAAGGAATTATTTCTATCACACTATTACTATAGGCTATGGCTTCCAAGTCATTAATAAAATCTGGAGTCCATTGGTTAATTTCAATGGGGAATTGTGCTTTGTCAATAATAGTTTGTCGAGCAATTCCGGGCAAAATACCTTGAGCTAAATTAGGGGTAAACCAAATACCTTGTTTATATCCCCACAAATTACCAGTGCTGGTTTCTAACCAATTCTGTTCAATATTTGTCAAAATTGCTTCTTGATAGCCCTGTTTTTGTGCCTGTTGCAAAGCCAACCAAGGAGCAAGATAATTACCTGTTTTATGTTCAGGAATAGAGCGTTGTATGGAAGGGTTTAAACATACTAATCCTTTTATTCCTTCCCGTTGCTTTTGCAATAAATTTGTGGGTAATTGTCGCCCAATAATTAACTCTCTACCATCGGGAAAAACAGTAATTCTAATCACAGGAAAATATATTAGTAACTGCTCAACTTCTTGTTTTATTAATTTCCAATCAGGAGAAGTCCAATTTAATTCTTTTATACTCTTTAAGAGGCGATCGCAGTGTTTTTGCCAATTAGTAAGAGGATGATTTAACGATTGTTCATAGACTCTCATGGTGGTAAAAACTGTTGCACCATAAAGCCATGTAGAATCATTTATATTAAGAGAAATACTACTTCCTTCGTAAAATTGACCTTCATAATAAAACATAAATTGAGATTTTTACAGAATAACTATTTATACAGATTTTCTTTCATAGAATAAGCAACACCGATGGAAACAATACGGGAAAGACGCTCACCATTTTCCCACTGATTACTAATTTGAAAACTTTGATAAAACTCAGCAATTAAAGAAGACGAAAAACCAACGATAATATAAGCTATTATACAGTTACGCCAAAAGATAGAAGAAAAGAAAATTTGTTTTAACATAATGGAGAATCATCAAACATA is a window from the Cyanobacterium sp. Dongsha4 genome containing:
- the mutL gene encoding DNA mismatch repair endonuclease MutL, producing MEMAIRKLPDNLIKLIAAGEVIDSLVAVVRELVENSLDAKADRIFVSIYPETWNLQVADNGEGITQEDLPLTIQPHATSKINNTNDLINIHTLGFRGEALHSIAQLAQINISSRVTDDCGWEIMAENAQLQHIYPKPSAVGTIVRVNDLFGNMPVRRQVNPPFKQQLKKIQILLGEFALCHSHITWQLLVNDRLIFSISRSNSADRILPQLLKTIHYSDLKTIKKTLDTPYEKSISHLELVLGLPDRISRPRPDWVKIGINGRIIKCPELESAIYKGFHRTLERDRFPVAFLHLQTSPRQIDWNRHPAKAEVFLDNIEFWQEQIKDTIAEIFKLTNNNISQKWENKRVENILKVAENKSIYNLETPEIKETEKETEENIGLINLQVIAQARNTYIIAEHSQGIWLIEQHIAHERIIYEQIQNQWEIVALENPIILDKLLPKQIEQLNNIGLEIETFGEDLWALRTIPKILLNRDDSLSAIMELSYGGDLNSAQVAIACRSAIRNGEKLTIEQMQNIVDNWKITKNPHTCPHGRPIYLSLEESSLYRFFRRHWVLGKSHGIEEKKT
- the cobW gene encoding cobalamin biosynthesis protein CobW; its protein translation is MHKIPVTVITGFLGAGKTTLLRHLLQNNQGRKIAVLVNEFGEVGIDGDLLRSCQVCDTEEEENNIIELTNGCLCCTVQEEFYPTMQELLTRKDAIDSIIIETSGLALPKPLVQAFKWQEIRTHATVDGVVTVVDAQALANGTLVGDLEALETQRVDDPSLDHETPIEELFEDQLACADLVLLTKTDLISETDLTQVKSWLEKELRQGVKVIPCHQGEINPDILLGFNAAVEDDLNNRPSHHDTEEEHDHDDDINSLELVICETSNPQDLIQELHKLITKFEIYRIKGFVNVPDKPMRMVLQGVGDRIETFFDRLWKPEDNRVTRLVIIGKNLEKQKINQELNNLTES
- the sat gene encoding sulfate adenylyltransferase, translating into MSNIIETIAPHGGHLVNRVATPAERDEFMAQADSLPRIELDDRALSDLVMIAIGGFSPLNGFMAQDDYERVVEEMRLMNGLPWAVPVTLSVSAEVAEPLKEGSWVRLDDHTGRFVGVLELTQKYRYNKTHEAVNVYRTDEEKHPGVKVVYEQGEINLAGPIWLLQRDDHPYFPKYQIDPAESRKMFVERGWKTVVGFQTRNPIHRAHEYIIKCALEIVDGLFLHPLVGATKSDDIPADVRMRCYEIMVDNYFPQNRVILAINPSAMRYAGPREAIFHALIRKNYGCTHFIVGRDHAGVGDYYGTYDAQHIFDEFKPEELGITPLKFEHAFYCTRTNQMATSKTSPATKEERIHLSGTKVREMLRRGELPPPEFSRPKVAAELAKAMHQ
- a CDS encoding NDP-sugar synthase, with amino-acid sequence MKAMILAAGKGTRVRPITHTIPKPLIPILQKPVMEFLVELLRQHGFKQIMVNVSHLAEEIENYFRDGQRFGVEIGYSFEGRIIDGELVGEALGSAGGLKKIQEFNPFFDDTFVVLCGDALIDLDLTEVVRQHKAKGAIATVVTKSVPKEAVSSYGVVVSDENGKILTFQEKPSVEDALSTEINTGIYVFEPEVINYIPPNQEYDIGSELFPKLVELNLPFYAVNMDFEWVDIGKVPDYWEAIRAVLRGDVKNVQIPGKEVKPGVYTGLNVSVNWDKVDITGPVYIGAMTHIEDGAKIVGPSMIGPNCWICEGATVDNSVIFEYSRLGSGVYLQDKLVFGRYCVDKTGTAIDVQAAAIDWLITDTRKETVNHHNKGQFITDFVTNQS
- a CDS encoding aminotransferase class IV, which encodes MFYYEGQFYEGSSISLNINDSTWLYGATVFTTMRVYEQSLNHPLTNWQKHCDRLLKSIKELNWTSPDWKLIKQEVEQLLIYFPVIRITVFPDGRELIIGRQLPTNLLQKQREGIKGLVCLNPSIQRSIPEHKTGNYLAPWLALQQAQKQGYQEAILTNIEQNWLETSTGNLWGYKQGIWFTPNLAQGILPGIARQTIIDKAQFPIEINQWTPDFINDLEAIAYSNSVIEIIPFNKIMNGEKVIDYDYNHPAYKTLRGIFN